A genomic window from Luteolibacter sp. LG18 includes:
- a CDS encoding DUF6364 family protein — protein sequence MSNESRHGKRATGKTQTSISMREDLLEAAKRQAETEGRSLSNWIEQMLKERFPESVTPPLPTSAKRGKK from the coding sequence ATGAGCAACGAATCGCGTCACGGCAAACGGGCGACGGGCAAGACCCAGACCAGCATCAGCATGCGGGAGGACCTGCTGGAGGCGGCGAAGCGTCAGGCCGAGACGGAGGGAAGATCGCTCTCGAACTGGATCGAGCAGATGCTCAAGGAGCGCTTCCCCGAGTCCGTCACGCCCCCACTCCCCACGTCAGCGAAGCGTGGTAAGAAGTGA
- a CDS encoding carboxymuconolactone decarboxylase family protein: MQPRLDYSKADPAGYQAVLKLEMHVRNSGIDPTLWELVKIRASQINGCAYCIDMHTKEARAKGETEQRIYLLSAWRESPLYTDAERAALAWTEAVTLISETHAPDDVYEELARHFSDGQQAQLTIAIGMINLWNRLAISFRAIHPAAQA; encoded by the coding sequence ATGCAACCTCGATTGGACTACTCGAAGGCCGACCCGGCCGGATACCAGGCCGTGCTGAAGCTGGAGATGCACGTGCGCAACTCCGGCATCGATCCCACGCTGTGGGAACTGGTCAAGATCCGTGCCTCCCAGATCAATGGCTGCGCCTATTGCATCGACATGCACACGAAGGAAGCCCGTGCCAAGGGCGAGACCGAACAGCGTATCTACCTGCTCAGCGCTTGGCGCGAGTCCCCGCTCTACACCGATGCCGAGCGCGCGGCGCTGGCGTGGACGGAGGCCGTGACGCTGATCTCCGAAACCCACGCGCCGGATGACGTGTATGAGGAGCTGGCCCGCCATTTCTCCGATGGACAGCAGGCTCAACTCACCATCGCGATCGGCATGATCAATCTCTGGAATCGACTGGCGATCTCGTTCCGCGCCATCCATCCTGCGGCGCAAGCCTGA
- a CDS encoding Calx-beta domain-containing protein translates to MKHSSHLRAWLCGFVALAATGLTVWKITTHQSASPSAPVSARVHSGGDAKLAAGNLGDDVPSGREERPREVRLWPVEAGLPDSRRVVSALPITGKQGVASWETGHRISLSLGKGMLPVDGEVVMNVVREDGGRAIRLDLGTDAESGESTGELFGNLDPDGGFQGHIRYRGDENVYRLKVAAGSDELAVSRMPVADLVCSYGVERPDGMLTPAEATTPAAVLPPTSVVTPDVPAGSAVISVGDVSMAEGQTKGNVMKFPVVCGVASGSGKAAISVQWTLVDVTATGGSDYKKASGKLTLRSGQTSGVISVTTMPDRVSEGDETFKVVLSSPVNATVGKAEGTGTIFDDEWTSTVSVDAPQVLSEPSGDVAKQKATYSVPFTVTPPVQEAVSFSWKLVSGSAVAGTDFTGTSGTIKLAAGQGTFVVPVSILGDATLEGEEAFSIQFSKLPVMVTAPAATVTISAPPVVTTGPPSPVPALQSKPGATKVIYLEFNGTTLTGTAWNKTSAPITTASVYSKFGDQGCHDIWIMVAEAYRAFDVNVTTDKSVFDATPSANRTWCLFNSEPAKFNSSAAGLGYVGVFGEPAYQPALAFTTGDYTIDSYGTIAVHELGHNLGLSHDGTKTEEYYEGHSGARFSWGPWMGTPYYKFYRQFSIGDYAGASNPEDDLAIIGGYLPVRADEAGDTLNIAVDLPIQSTGALPAITANITSRTDVDSYRLVLDASQTVTITLNSDQDGSYSLAPGMKIYTSAGAVAVPSGTGWTDDGGEVKWTGVLAAGTYRVDVDGIGDPTSPGYSDYGSIGGYTIQATTP, encoded by the coding sequence ATGAAACACTCCAGTCACTTGCGTGCCTGGCTGTGCGGTTTTGTCGCCTTGGCGGCGACTGGCCTCACTGTCTGGAAAATCACCACCCATCAGTCCGCGTCACCGTCCGCGCCGGTGAGCGCCCGCGTCCATTCCGGAGGCGATGCCAAGCTTGCTGCTGGAAACCTTGGCGACGACGTTCCATCGGGGCGGGAAGAACGTCCCCGTGAGGTCAGATTGTGGCCGGTGGAGGCCGGGCTGCCGGACTCGCGGCGTGTGGTTTCCGCACTACCGATTACCGGCAAGCAGGGCGTGGCGTCTTGGGAAACCGGACACCGGATTTCGTTGTCCCTTGGCAAGGGGATGCTTCCGGTGGACGGCGAAGTGGTGATGAATGTGGTGCGCGAGGATGGGGGGCGAGCCATCCGTCTGGACCTGGGCACCGATGCGGAATCGGGTGAATCGACCGGTGAACTTTTCGGCAACTTGGATCCGGATGGCGGCTTCCAAGGCCACATCCGCTATCGCGGCGATGAGAACGTCTACCGACTGAAGGTGGCGGCGGGTTCGGATGAGCTCGCCGTAAGCCGGATGCCGGTCGCGGATCTGGTGTGTTCCTATGGCGTGGAGCGCCCGGACGGGATGCTCACCCCGGCGGAAGCGACCACTCCGGCGGCGGTCTTGCCGCCCACTTCGGTGGTGACTCCGGATGTGCCCGCTGGCAGTGCGGTTATCTCGGTGGGAGACGTCAGCATGGCGGAAGGGCAGACGAAGGGGAATGTGATGAAGTTTCCGGTGGTGTGCGGCGTGGCGTCCGGTTCGGGCAAGGCTGCGATCTCGGTGCAGTGGACACTGGTGGACGTCACCGCGACGGGGGGCTCCGATTACAAGAAGGCCAGCGGCAAGCTGACGCTGCGCAGCGGCCAGACCTCCGGGGTGATCTCCGTGACCACCATGCCGGACCGTGTGTCCGAGGGGGACGAGACTTTCAAGGTGGTGCTTTCCAGCCCGGTGAACGCGACCGTTGGCAAGGCGGAGGGGACCGGCACGATTTTCGATGACGAGTGGACATCCACGGTGTCGGTGGACGCACCCCAGGTGTTGTCCGAGCCAAGCGGTGACGTGGCGAAGCAGAAGGCGACGTACTCCGTGCCCTTTACGGTGACGCCGCCGGTTCAGGAGGCAGTCAGCTTTTCGTGGAAGCTCGTATCGGGCTCGGCCGTGGCTGGCACCGATTTCACCGGCACCTCGGGTACGATCAAGCTGGCGGCCGGGCAAGGAACCTTCGTGGTGCCCGTCTCCATCCTGGGGGATGCGACGTTGGAGGGCGAGGAGGCGTTTTCGATCCAGTTTTCCAAACTGCCGGTGATGGTCACCGCGCCGGCTGCCACGGTGACGATCAGCGCGCCGCCGGTGGTGACGACGGGCCCGCCCTCTCCGGTGCCGGCCCTGCAGAGCAAGCCGGGAGCCACGAAGGTGATTTATCTGGAGTTCAATGGCACGACCCTGACCGGCACGGCTTGGAACAAGACCAGCGCGCCGATCACGACCGCCTCGGTGTATTCGAAATTCGGCGATCAGGGATGCCATGACATCTGGATCATGGTGGCGGAGGCCTATCGGGCGTTCGATGTGAACGTGACCACCGACAAGAGCGTGTTCGACGCGACTCCGTCGGCGAACCGGACGTGGTGCTTGTTCAACTCGGAACCGGCGAAGTTCAACTCGAGCGCGGCGGGGCTCGGCTACGTGGGCGTCTTTGGCGAGCCGGCGTATCAGCCCGCCCTGGCATTCACGACGGGCGACTACACGATCGATTCATACGGCACCATCGCGGTTCACGAACTCGGCCACAATCTGGGACTCAGCCACGATGGCACGAAGACGGAGGAGTACTACGAGGGCCACAGTGGCGCGCGCTTCTCGTGGGGCCCGTGGATGGGGACGCCGTATTACAAGTTCTACCGCCAGTTTTCGATTGGCGACTACGCGGGAGCGTCCAACCCTGAGGACGACCTCGCGATCATCGGTGGCTACCTGCCGGTGCGGGCGGATGAAGCGGGGGACACCCTGAACATCGCCGTCGATCTGCCGATCCAATCGACCGGCGCGCTGCCCGCGATCACCGCGAACATCACCTCCCGCACGGATGTCGACAGCTACCGCCTCGTGCTCGATGCAAGCCAGACGGTGACCATCACGTTGAACTCCGATCAGGATGGCTCGTATTCGCTGGCTCCGGGGATGAAGATCTACACCAGCGCGGGCGCAGTCGCGGTGCCAAGCGGAACCGGCTGGACCGATGACGGCGGTGAGGTGAAATGGACCGGCGTGCTTGCGGCTGGCACCTATCGGGTCGATGTGGATGGAATCGGCGATCCCACGAGTCCCGGTTATAGCGACTACGGCTCGATCGGCGGGTACACGATCCAGGCGACGACGCCTTGA
- the sigJ gene encoding RNA polymerase sigma factor SigJ: protein MPDPAAVFEEHRPFLRSLAYRMLGTLSDAEDVVQDAWLRWSAADTSVESPKAFLAKIVTRLCLDHRKSARVRRETYVGEWLPEPMPDDLWSAGGEATEDVGYAVLHAMERLSPLERAAFLLHDVFGESFAQVADFLEKPEATCRQLASRARSHLKDEAPRFKVGAEEGSRLSRAFLNAARNGDLAGLKKLLQPGAVLFSDGGPVRAARRRIFGHDKIARMFESLTRRKALPDEAREVVFNGLPGFAYFSAGKATDVLLFGIEEGAIRSVYVVRNPEKLARLVA, encoded by the coding sequence ATGCCCGATCCAGCCGCCGTCTTCGAAGAACACCGGCCGTTCCTGCGGTCGCTCGCCTACCGCATGCTCGGCACGCTCAGCGATGCCGAGGATGTGGTGCAGGACGCGTGGCTGCGGTGGTCGGCGGCCGACACCAGCGTGGAGTCTCCGAAGGCATTCCTGGCGAAGATCGTCACGCGGTTGTGCCTGGACCACCGGAAATCGGCGCGGGTAAGGCGTGAGACGTACGTCGGCGAATGGCTGCCGGAACCCATGCCGGACGATCTGTGGTCGGCGGGTGGCGAGGCCACGGAGGACGTGGGATACGCGGTCCTGCACGCGATGGAGCGGCTTTCGCCCCTGGAGCGTGCCGCCTTCCTGCTGCACGATGTGTTCGGCGAGAGCTTCGCGCAGGTGGCGGATTTTTTGGAGAAACCGGAGGCGACCTGTCGGCAACTGGCGTCGCGGGCGCGTTCGCATCTGAAGGACGAGGCTCCGCGCTTCAAGGTCGGGGCGGAGGAGGGGAGCCGCTTGTCGCGGGCGTTCCTGAACGCGGCGCGGAACGGCGATCTGGCGGGGCTGAAGAAGCTGCTCCAGCCGGGTGCGGTGTTGTTTTCCGATGGCGGCCCGGTGCGGGCGGCCCGCAGGCGCATCTTCGGACACGACAAGATCGCGCGGATGTTCGAGAGCCTCACGCGGCGGAAGGCGCTCCCGGACGAGGCGCGGGAGGTGGTGTTCAATGGCCTGCCCGGCTTCGCCTATTTCTCCGCCGGCAAGGCCACGGATGTCCTGCTCTTCGGGATCGAGGAGGGGGCGATCCGCTCGGTCTACGTGGTGCGGAATCCAGAGAAACTGGCGCGGCTGGTGGCGTAG
- a CDS encoding methyltransferase — MSLSPDHILQTGFAFWPAKTLLSAVELEVFTGLAKEPATLETLVGRHGLHPRGARDFFDTLVALGFLKRDGGVYANTPETELFLDKAKPSYIGGILEMANNRLYPFWGALTTGLRTGEPQNEVKGEVDLFPALYEDPLKLREFLCAMTGVSRGANLAIARQFPWSGYRTCADIGSAQGDLVTQIGLANPHMHGIGYDLPEVAPIFEDYIAENHLVGRVEFKAGSFFTDELPQADVILMGHILHDWDLPTKRMLLEKAYRALPSGGAVVIYDSIIDDDRSRNAFGLMMSLNMLIETQGGFDYTGADCIGWLTEAGFTDCRVEPLLGPDSMVIGIKP, encoded by the coding sequence ATGTCCCTTTCTCCCGATCATATCCTGCAGACCGGCTTCGCGTTCTGGCCGGCGAAAACGCTGCTCAGTGCCGTGGAACTGGAAGTCTTCACTGGCCTGGCCAAGGAGCCGGCTACGCTCGAAACCCTGGTGGGCCGACATGGCCTGCATCCGCGCGGGGCGCGTGATTTTTTCGACACGCTGGTGGCGCTCGGTTTCCTGAAGCGGGATGGCGGGGTGTATGCGAACACGCCGGAAACCGAGCTGTTCCTCGACAAGGCGAAGCCTTCCTACATCGGCGGTATCCTGGAGATGGCGAACAACCGGCTGTATCCGTTCTGGGGTGCCCTGACCACCGGGCTCCGTACCGGCGAGCCGCAGAACGAGGTGAAGGGGGAGGTCGATCTCTTCCCCGCCCTTTACGAGGACCCGCTCAAGCTCCGTGAGTTCCTGTGCGCGATGACCGGGGTGAGCCGCGGCGCGAACCTGGCCATCGCGCGGCAGTTCCCGTGGAGCGGCTACAGGACCTGCGCGGACATTGGCTCGGCTCAGGGCGATCTCGTCACCCAGATCGGGCTGGCGAACCCCCACATGCACGGCATCGGTTATGACTTGCCGGAGGTGGCACCGATTTTCGAGGACTACATCGCGGAGAACCATCTGGTCGGCCGGGTGGAATTCAAGGCCGGGAGTTTCTTCACCGATGAACTGCCGCAGGCGGACGTGATCCTGATGGGCCACATCCTCCACGATTGGGACCTGCCGACGAAGCGGATGCTGTTGGAAAAGGCCTACCGTGCCCTGCCGTCCGGCGGAGCGGTGGTGATCTACGACTCGATCATCGACGACGACCGCTCGCGCAACGCCTTCGGTCTGATGATGAGCCTGAACATGCTGATCGAGACCCAGGGCGGGTTCGATTACACCGGGGCCGATTGCATCGGCTGGCTGACGGAGGCGGGTTTCACCGATTGCCGGGTGGAGCCGCTGCTGGGACCGGACTCGATGGTGATCGGGATCAAACCCTGA
- the eda gene encoding bifunctional 4-hydroxy-2-oxoglutarate aldolase/2-dehydro-3-deoxy-phosphogluconate aldolase produces MLERILAKRVVPVVVLDRVDDALPLAEALLAGGLDIMEVTFRTPAAAGSIRRISERFPEILLGAGTLLDADQVQQAKDAGASFGLAPGLNPRTIVKAAEVGLQFSPGVMTPSEIEMALSLGCGVLKFFPAETAGGVPMLKALSGPYGHTGVKFIPTGGITTTNLRSYLDVPAVAAVGASWIVERQLVNDGHWAEITRRTREALVAAGTAF; encoded by the coding sequence ATGTTGGAACGTATCCTAGCGAAACGAGTGGTCCCGGTCGTGGTCCTGGACCGGGTGGACGATGCCTTGCCGCTGGCGGAAGCCTTGCTGGCCGGTGGGCTGGACATCATGGAGGTCACCTTCCGGACTCCAGCGGCGGCCGGGTCGATCCGGCGCATTTCGGAACGCTTCCCCGAGATCCTGTTGGGAGCGGGCACGCTGCTGGACGCCGATCAGGTCCAGCAGGCGAAGGATGCGGGCGCATCCTTCGGACTGGCTCCGGGATTGAATCCCCGGACGATCGTGAAGGCGGCTGAGGTGGGCCTTCAGTTCTCGCCCGGTGTTATGACTCCGAGCGAGATCGAAATGGCTTTGTCGCTCGGTTGCGGGGTCCTGAAATTTTTCCCCGCGGAAACAGCGGGTGGCGTGCCGATGCTCAAGGCCCTCTCGGGTCCCTATGGCCATACTGGCGTGAAGTTCATCCCGACGGGAGGCATCACCACGACGAATCTCCGCAGCTATCTCGATGTGCCAGCCGTCGCGGCGGTGGGCGCTTCGTGGATCGTCGAGAGGCAGCTCGTGAACGATGGCCATTGGGCGGAAATCACGCGGCGCACCCGTGAGGCGCTGGTCGCCGCAGGCACCGCGTTCTGA
- a CDS encoding substrate-binding domain-containing protein: MTLRKALSELAREQWISLGGRGRLHRIEQATVRAPSGQGRTIRVLTPYTFAGLGTTGHVILETVAEQVSASGFRLEIEHHPGVFEGFQTGKLARLHALPDTAAWLLFYTTSEMQRWFEERGTPALVVGRTHEGVSLPSVYPDLPAAARHAAGLFCARGHRDLVYLIASFTSLGDRMASEAFAAEGHRLGANVRIVEHDPDVHSVARAVVRTLAERPRPTAYYCACPEHVVTALCRLQSAGIPVPDAVSIISGWDDHCLDFTYPPVSRYRVSGGRMGRRIARSILKMIHGEREPSAARAILPEFLEGATLGYAPQSLPRRLPVRAANTLD; encoded by the coding sequence ATGACCCTGCGCAAGGCGCTGTCCGAACTCGCGCGCGAGCAATGGATCTCCCTCGGCGGACGCGGGCGGCTCCACCGCATCGAACAGGCGACCGTGAGAGCCCCCTCCGGCCAAGGCCGCACCATCCGGGTCCTGACTCCCTACACCTTCGCGGGCCTCGGCACCACCGGCCACGTTATCTTGGAAACCGTGGCGGAGCAGGTTTCCGCGTCGGGTTTCCGGCTTGAGATCGAGCATCATCCCGGCGTGTTCGAGGGCTTTCAAACGGGCAAGCTGGCCCGCTTGCACGCGCTCCCGGACACCGCCGCGTGGTTGCTGTTCTACACCACGTCCGAAATGCAGCGCTGGTTCGAGGAACGCGGCACACCGGCGCTGGTGGTCGGGCGCACCCACGAAGGCGTTTCCCTGCCCTCCGTCTATCCGGACCTGCCCGCGGCGGCCCGCCATGCCGCCGGGTTGTTCTGTGCACGGGGACACCGGGACCTCGTGTATCTGATCGCGTCCTTCACCAGCCTTGGCGACCGCATGGCTTCCGAAGCCTTCGCCGCGGAAGGACATCGGCTCGGAGCGAATGTCCGGATCGTGGAGCATGATCCGGATGTCCACTCGGTGGCCCGGGCAGTGGTGCGGACGCTCGCCGAACGACCGCGGCCCACCGCCTACTACTGCGCCTGCCCCGAACACGTGGTGACGGCGCTCTGCCGGTTGCAATCCGCGGGAATCCCGGTGCCGGACGCGGTCTCGATCATCTCGGGATGGGACGACCATTGCCTGGACTTCACCTATCCACCGGTTTCCCGTTACCGGGTCAGCGGTGGCCGGATGGGCCGCCGCATCGCCCGCAGCATCCTGAAGATGATCCACGGTGAACGGGAACCCTCGGCCGCACGCGCGATCCTGCCGGAGTTCCTCGAAGGAGCCACCTTGGGATACGCACCCCAATCCCTCCCGAGGAGGCTGCCGGTTCGCGCCGCCAACACGCTCGACTGA
- a CDS encoding Pr6Pr family membrane protein, producing the protein MPQDPIPGPSRRAFMLVAGLTGLTGLVIQAHVTWHLAFFRGWSTATVVAKYLSYFTILTNILLAVSFLIGSLAPRTRAGTFANRPATASALLVYIAIVGIVYVLVLAGLWKPQGLQWWADILLHYATPVLCLIHWILFVPKTRLPWTAPLRWLGYPALYLVWALIHGGQTGHYAYPFIDLKALGAGRVLVNCLAMTGAFLLVGLLLTTISRKLSDRNSSS; encoded by the coding sequence ATGCCTCAAGACCCCATCCCCGGGCCCTCGCGGCGCGCGTTCATGCTGGTGGCAGGACTCACCGGCCTGACCGGGCTGGTCATCCAAGCCCACGTCACCTGGCACCTCGCCTTTTTCCGCGGCTGGTCCACCGCCACCGTGGTGGCGAAGTATCTCAGCTACTTCACGATCCTCACAAACATCCTGCTCGCCGTCTCCTTCCTCATCGGAAGTCTCGCTCCACGGACCCGAGCCGGGACCTTCGCCAACCGCCCCGCCACCGCCTCCGCCTTGCTCGTTTACATCGCCATCGTCGGCATCGTTTACGTCCTCGTGCTGGCCGGGCTGTGGAAACCCCAGGGCTTGCAATGGTGGGCAGACATTCTCCTCCACTACGCCACTCCGGTCCTTTGTTTGATCCACTGGATCCTGTTCGTTCCCAAAACCCGGCTGCCCTGGACAGCACCGCTGCGCTGGTTGGGCTATCCGGCGCTCTATCTCGTCTGGGCGCTGATCCATGGCGGCCAGACTGGCCACTACGCCTATCCCTTCATCGACCTGAAGGCCCTCGGCGCGGGCCGCGTCTTGGTGAACTGCCTGGCCATGACCGGAGCGTTCCTGCTCGTCGGGCTCCTGCTCACCACCATCAGCCGGAAACTCTCCGACCGGAACTCCAGCTCCTGA
- the uxuA gene encoding mannonate dehydratase has protein sequence MNLENPNLFLFQECFRWFGPNDPVPLAYIRQAGATAVFSSLHQIPYGERWPVEAIRERKREIEAAGLTWSVVESVPVHEDIKTASGDLKTLFANYVDSLRNLAGEGITTVIYNFMPVLDWVRTDMRHRLPDGSECLLYDPVKFAAFELHALQRPEAAEEYTDSQREQAAAWWRGLDDGARDEFIRTIIDVFPGVKWSLTIDDIRAMLARYRDIDAAELRANLARFLEAVVPAAEALGIRLAIHPDDPPFPVLGLPRIVSTADDVDTIFRMVDSPVNGLCFCTGSFSARPDNDLPAMVERFAPRIHAAHLRSTKLLPDGTFYEADHLAGSVDMPAVMANLIREQDRRRGEGRADWQLSIRPDHGHTMMDDLGKPPGITPGYSCLGRMRGLSELRGLALGLRHSL, from the coding sequence ATGAACTTGGAGAATCCCAATCTGTTCCTGTTCCAGGAATGCTTCCGCTGGTTCGGGCCGAATGATCCGGTGCCGCTGGCTTACATCCGCCAAGCGGGGGCGACCGCGGTATTCAGCTCGCTCCACCAGATCCCATATGGCGAACGCTGGCCGGTCGAGGCGATCCGCGAACGCAAGCGGGAGATCGAGGCCGCGGGGCTGACATGGTCGGTGGTCGAATCGGTGCCGGTCCACGAGGACATCAAGACCGCGAGCGGCGACCTGAAGACACTCTTCGCCAACTACGTGGACAGCCTGCGGAACCTGGCGGGCGAGGGGATCACCACCGTGATCTACAATTTCATGCCCGTGCTCGATTGGGTCAGAACGGACATGCGCCATCGCCTGCCGGATGGATCGGAGTGCCTGCTCTATGATCCGGTGAAGTTCGCAGCGTTCGAGCTTCATGCCCTCCAGCGTCCCGAAGCCGCGGAGGAATACACGGATTCCCAGCGCGAGCAGGCGGCCGCGTGGTGGAGGGGCCTCGATGACGGGGCGCGGGATGAGTTCATCCGCACGATCATCGACGTGTTCCCTGGGGTGAAGTGGTCGCTGACCATCGATGACATCCGGGCCATGCTTGCCCGCTATCGCGACATCGACGCCGCGGAGTTGCGGGCGAATCTCGCCCGTTTCCTGGAGGCGGTGGTGCCCGCGGCCGAAGCCTTGGGAATACGGCTCGCCATTCACCCGGACGACCCGCCGTTTCCGGTGCTGGGCTTGCCGCGGATCGTTTCCACCGCGGACGATGTCGACACGATCTTCCGGATGGTGGACAGCCCGGTGAATGGCCTGTGCTTCTGCACCGGTTCGTTCAGCGCGCGCCCGGACAACGATCTGCCCGCGATGGTGGAACGCTTCGCTCCACGCATCCATGCCGCCCACCTGCGCAGCACGAAGCTGTTGCCCGACGGCACCTTTTACGAAGCCGATCACCTCGCGGGCTCGGTCGACATGCCGGCGGTGATGGCGAACTTGATCCGCGAACAGGACCGCCGCCGCGGGGAAGGGCGCGCGGATTGGCAGCTTTCCATCCGCCCCGACCACGGCCACACGATGATGGATGATCTGGGCAAGCCGCCTGGCATCACGCCCGGCTATTCCTGCCTCGGCCGCATGCGCGGCCTGTCCGAGCTGCGCGGCCTCGCGCTCGGCCTGCGTCATTCGCTGTGA